A genomic region of Caldisalinibacter kiritimatiensis contains the following coding sequences:
- a CDS encoding ATP-binding protein, which yields MCFKINQSICSDLEEFKVILGDILQKINKVIRDDSTMFDIRIILNELVANGVIHGNCEDKNKFVNVCVNVYPNFIKIEVKDEGEGFIYNKDRYNPMELKCNGRGLVLVEGLSDEFYIQKNKVVSIKYL from the coding sequence TTGTGCTTTAAAATAAATCAATCTATCTGTAGTGATTTAGAAGAATTTAAAGTAATTTTAGGGGATATACTGCAAAAAATTAATAAAGTAATAAGAGATGATTCTACTATGTTTGATATAAGAATTATTTTAAATGAATTAGTAGCCAATGGAGTTATACATGGAAATTGTGAAGATAAAAATAAATTTGTTAATGTGTGTGTAAACGTATATCCTAATTTTATTAAGATAGAAGTTAAAGATGAAGGAGAAGGTTTTATATATAATAAAGATAGATATAATCCTATGGAATTAAAATGTAATGGTAGAGGTTTGGTGTTAGTAGAGGGCTTGAGTGATGAGTTTTATATACAGAAAAATAAAGTAGTTTCAATAAAGTATCTTTAA
- a CDS encoding phage holin family protein, translating to MNKFSSILNISFISSIIAIISNCLGRNHASYIILLSLIIIDTLTGATVAVKYNRFGSKGFSKLVKKIITYATAILSVRLLEIGISSLVTTNIISQIAIIFLEITETISILENLTMLGVPLPASFIPFLLKHLKIPGIDAALSSKKNKESNIDEIEDMIKYHIPSFNDENLRLLLEIKFKSWKSLAYQINKIFKEINTTDNDHIYYKVMSLIKLEFKDMKLKWKEAGIPKEYIENFMSIHEPKISNWLEKIKNICYSNKPNDKKQSEIIDSIIVILYQTILDAHKMNC from the coding sequence ATGAATAAGTTTAGCTCAATTTTGAATATTTCATTTATCTCTAGCATAATTGCAATAATATCTAATTGTCTTGGTAGAAATCATGCTTCATATATAATTTTATTATCCTTGATAATAATTGATACCTTAACAGGTGCAACAGTAGCAGTTAAATATAATAGATTTGGTAGCAAAGGATTTTCAAAACTAGTAAAAAAAATAATAACCTATGCTACTGCAATACTATCAGTACGTTTACTGGAAATAGGTATCAGTTCCCTCGTTACAACAAATATAATATCTCAAATAGCTATTATTTTCCTTGAAATAACAGAAACCATAAGTATATTAGAAAACTTAACAATGCTTGGAGTACCTCTCCCTGCTAGTTTCATACCTTTTTTGTTAAAACATCTCAAAATTCCAGGAATTGATGCAGCATTATCCTCTAAGAAAAATAAAGAAAGTAATATAGATGAAATAGAAGACATGATTAAATACCATATACCTTCTTTTAATGACGAAAACTTAAGATTGCTATTAGAAATCAAATTTAAATCTTGGAAATCTTTAGCTTATCAAATAAATAAAATTTTTAAAGAAATTAATACTACAGATAACGACCATATATATTATAAGGTTATGTCTTTAATCAAGTTAGAATTTAAAGATATGAAGTTAAAATGGAAAGAAGCCGGTATACCCAAAGAATACATTGAAAATTTTATGAGTATACACGAGCCTAAAATTAGTAATTGGTTAGAAAAGATTAAAAATATATGTTATTCAAATAAACCTAATGACAAAAAACAAAGTGAAATTATTGATAGTATTATAGTAATTTTATATCAAACAATTCTAGATGCTCATAAGATGAATTGTTAA